Proteins found in one Arachis stenosperma cultivar V10309 chromosome 8, arast.V10309.gnm1.PFL2, whole genome shotgun sequence genomic segment:
- the LOC130944366 gene encoding calcium-dependent protein kinase SK5, with product MAKSNTTTKNTTLTPKPTWVLPYRTKNLNEVYTLGRKLGQGQFGTTYLCTHKATGCKYACKSIPKKKLFCKEDYDDVWREVQIMHHLSEHPNVVRIHGTYEDISNVHLVMEVCEGGELFDRIVKKGQYSEREAAKVIKTIVEVVESCHSLGVMHRDLKPENFLFDSVEEDAKLKATDFGLSVFYKPGESFTDVVGSPYYVAPEVLRKHYGPELDVWSAGVILYILLSGVPPFWAETEQGIFRQILMGKLDFHSEPWPSISGSAKDLIRKMLDRNPKTRLTAHQVLCHPWIVDDNIAPDKPLDSAVLSRLKQFSAMNKLKKMALRVIAERLSEEEIGGLKELFKMLDADNSGTITFEELKVGLKKVGSELMESEIKDLMDAADIDNSGTIDYGEFIAATVHLNKLEREENLSSAFSYFDKDGSGYITIDEIQQACKEFGLDDVHIDEMVKEIDQDNDGQIDYGEFAAMMRKGNAGGAIGRRTMRRTLNFRDALGIPRDGSDQSADDYL from the exons ATGGCCAAATCCAACACTACTACCAAAAACACAACCTTAACACCAAAACCAACATGGGTTTTGCCTTACAGAACAAAAAATCTGAATGAAGTCTACACTCTAGGAAGAAAATTGGGTCAAGGTCAATTTGGAACCACATACCTTTGCACACACAAAGCAACAGGATGCAAATATGCCTGCAAATCAATCCCAAAGAAGAAGCTTTTCTGCAAAGAGGATTATGATGATGTTTGGAGGGAGGTTCAGATAATGCACCATTTATCCGAGCACCCTAATGTGGTGAGGATCCATGGAACCTATGAGGACATCTCAAATGTTCATTTGGTTATGGAGGTTTGTGAGGGTGGTGAGTTGTTTGATAGGATTGTGAAGAAGGGTCAATACAGTGAGAGAGAGGCTGCAAAGGTTATTAAGACCATTGTTGAGGTTGTTGAGTCTTGTCACTCTCTTGGGGTCATGCATAGAGACCTCAAGCCTGAGAATTTCTTGTTTGATAGTGTTGAAGAAGATGCTAAGCTTAAAGCCACTGATTTTGGTTTGTCTGTGTTCTACAAACCAG GTGAATCTTttactgatgttgttggaagCCCTTACTATGTTGCGCCGGAAGTCCTGCGCAAACATTATGGACCAGAGTTAGACGTGTGGAGTGCCGGCGTTATCTTGTACATCTTACTAAGTGGAGTGCCACCATTCTGGGCAG AAACGGAGCAAGGGATCTTCAGGCAGATTTTAATGGGAAAACTTGATTTCCACTCTGAGCCATGGCCTAGCATTTCCGGCAGCGCCAAGGATCTAATCCGGAAAATGCTAGACCGAAATCCAAAAACAAGGCTCACAGCTCACCAAGTACTTT GTCACCCGTGGATCGTTGATGACAATATTGCGCCGGATAAACCTCTTGATTCTGCTGTCTTATCGCGCCTGAAGCAGTTCTCCGCAATGAATAAGCTTAAGAAGATGGCGCTGCGC GTTATTGCTGAGAGGCTCTCTGAGGAAGAAATTGGTGGTCTGAAAGAGTTGTTTAAGATGCTTGATGCAGACAACAGCGGAACCATAACATTTGAAGAGCTAAAAGTTGGTTTAAAGAAAGTAGGATCTGAACTTATGGAATCCGAAATCAAGGATCTTATGGATGCA GCTGATATTGATAACAGTGGTACAATTGATTATGGTGAATTCATTGCTGCTACTGTTCACTTGAATAAGCTTGAGAGAGAGGAGAACCTGTCGTCAGCATTCTCTTATTTTGACAAAGATGGAAGTGGCTACATAACCATTGATGAGATTCAACAAGCTTGTAAGGAGTTTGGTTTGGATGATGTCCATATTGATGAAATGGTCAAGGAAATTGATCAAGACAAT GATGGACAAATTGATTATGGTGAATTTGCTGCCATGATGAGAAAGGGCAATGCAGGCGGGGCGATCGGAAGGCGAACTATGAGAAGAACACTCAATTTCAGAGATGCTCTGGGAATCCCAAGGGATGGATCTGATCAATCTGCTGATGATTACCTTTAG
- the LOC130944367 gene encoding uncharacterized protein LOC130944367 — protein sequence MNLESVKKYLEKPGGDTSSLVDELPPRFLEPLVINALRIDLVEPGRVLCSMKIPPRLLNSGNSLHGGATATMVDVVGSAAIPTLGHMSGRTGVSVEINVTYLDAAYAHEEIEIEAKTLRVGKAVAVVSVEFRKKTTGKIFAQGRHTKYLPLASKM from the exons atgAACTTGGAATCGGTGAAGAAGTACTTGGAGAAACCAGGAGGTGACACGTCATCGCTTGTTGATGAACTCCCTCCAAGATTCTTGGAACCCTTAGTCATCAATGCACTTCGCATCGATCTCGTTGAACCAGGCCGAGTCCTCTGCTCCATGAAAATCCCTCCTCGTTTACTC AATTCCGGCAACTCGTTGCACGGCGGCGCCACCGCCACCATGGTGGATGTAGTGGGTTCAGCTGCGATTCCCACCCTAGGGCATATGTCTGGCAGGACTGGGGTTTCTGTGGAGATCAATGTTACATACTTAGATGCTGCATATGCTCAT GAGGAGATTGAGATCGAGGCCAAGACCCTACGTGTAGGAAAGGCAGTAGCTGTTGTTAGTGTCGAGTTCAGGAAGAAAACGACTGGCAAAATTTTTGCGCAGGGGCGTCATACCAAATATCTTCCGCTTGCCAGCAAGATGTGA